TCGACCCGGCCTTTCAGGAAAGAGGATGGGCGGTGTTTCCGCTCATTCCCTACTCGCCTCTTGAATCCGATCTTGAAGAATCCGGAGCGCCGCCGCATCCTCCTTCATGGCGCCATCCTCTCGGAACGGACGGATCGGGGCGAGACGTCTTTGCGCGGTTGCTGTACGGCTTTCGTATTTGTATGCTTTTCTCGATCATTCTCACGGGCATTACGGGCGTAACAGGCATCGCCATGGGAGCGCTTCAAGGTTATGCAGGCGGCCGAACCGATCTTCTGATCCAGAGATTTACCGAGATCTGGTCGGCGCTTCCCTTTCTCTACGTAGTGATTCTGCTCGGCTCGATCTTCGGCCAGAGCTTCTTTATGCTTCTTGCCGTACTCTCGCTTTTCTCGTGGATCGGTCTGTCGCTCTATATGCGGGCGGAGTTCTTCAAGATACGGAATATGACCTACATCAAGGCGGCCCGCGCCGTCGGTGTGAAGAACGCCGGCATTTTGTTCAGGCATATTCTGCCGAAT
This region of Leptonema illini DSM 21528 genomic DNA includes:
- a CDS encoding ABC transporter permease, with protein sequence MSAFRRFMSIRRSFVSFIVLSVLFVLSLGSEVVAGNRPLLLSYNGELHFPIIKFYAGEQFGQPQKTEADYRMLRVDPAFQERGWAVFPLIPYSPLESDLEESGAPPHPPSWRHPLGTDGSGRDVFARLLYGFRICMLFSIILTGITGVTGIAMGALQGYAGGRTDLLIQRFTEIWSALPFLYVVILLGSIFGQSFFMLLAVLSLFSWIGLSLYMRAEFFKIRNMTYIKAARAVGVKNAGILFRHILPNALTPAITILPFTLISGIGALTSLDFLGFGMPPPTPSWGELLDQGLKNRQAPWIAISTVLSLFLTLLMATFISEGIREAVDPKAKKRSP